Proteins from a single region of Synergistaceae bacterium:
- a CDS encoding cation:proton antiporter, producing the protein MQLLLKTAFALFAGLIMTRAFKLAGYGNKFPDVTAFLLAGLLVGPYFLGRYNLGFSTADELANVNILSSLALGFIAFDIGSEFRFAKIKEFGAKAIFIGIFQAVTATILVDFALIVCVPDLPREAAIILGAIASATAPAATLMVVRQFKAHGPVTDLLLPIVAIDDAAGLVIFAVSMGIAQAIAGGTINAASLVIQPLTEIIGSLSLGAVMGFILTQLEKLFFSNTNRLSMTIAFILMTISLASRFNLSALLVCMTLGTTFCNMSEFSQDIMTRSEKWCAPLYAVFFVLSGARLDLSVFQYKFVIITGILYIFTRCAGKYLGALISSSMTHCNSDVKKYLGITLFPQAGVALGMVISAQALGQEMGALIRNIILFSVLIYELVGPSLTRIALTRAGEIGEKLPEHENRERFRK; encoded by the coding sequence ATGCAATTATTATTGAAGACGGCTTTTGCGCTTTTTGCCGGATTAATAATGACAAGAGCGTTTAAGCTGGCTGGTTATGGGAATAAATTTCCTGATGTTACAGCGTTTTTGCTCGCGGGCTTGCTCGTCGGGCCTTATTTTTTGGGAAGATATAATTTAGGCTTCTCGACTGCTGACGAACTTGCGAACGTGAATATTTTATCGAGTCTTGCGTTGGGATTCATAGCGTTTGACATAGGTTCAGAATTTAGATTCGCGAAAATAAAAGAGTTCGGCGCGAAAGCAATTTTTATCGGAATATTTCAAGCTGTTACGGCTACGATTCTTGTAGATTTTGCGTTGATTGTGTGCGTTCCTGATCTGCCGAGAGAAGCTGCTATTATTCTGGGTGCGATTGCTAGTGCGACTGCTCCTGCTGCGACTCTAATGGTAGTTAGACAATTTAAGGCACATGGGCCCGTTACTGATTTATTATTGCCGATTGTTGCAATTGATGACGCTGCCGGACTTGTAATATTTGCGGTTTCTATGGGGATTGCGCAGGCTATTGCGGGAGGAACAATTAACGCAGCTTCACTTGTGATTCAGCCGTTGACTGAAATTATCGGATCTCTTTCACTGGGTGCTGTAATGGGCTTTATTTTGACTCAGCTTGAAAAATTATTTTTCTCGAACACTAACAGACTTTCAATGACTATAGCATTTATCTTGATGACTATTTCTCTTGCGTCGAGATTTAATTTATCGGCTCTTCTTGTGTGCATGACTCTGGGAACTACATTTTGCAACATGAGCGAATTTTCGCAGGACATTATGACTCGTTCTGAAAAATGGTGTGCGCCCCTTTACGCTGTATTCTTTGTGTTGAGCGGTGCAAGACTTGATTTAAGCGTGTTCCAATATAAATTTGTAATAATTACGGGAATATTATATATTTTTACGCGTTGTGCAGGTAAATATTTAGGTGCGTTAATTTCGAGTTCGATGACTCACTGCAATTCTGACGTGAAAAAATATTTAGGGATTACACTTTTCCCGCAGGCCGGAGTCGCTCTCGGAATGGTGATAAGTGCTCAGGCATTAGGTCAGGAAATGGGCGCATTGATTCGCAACATAATTTTATTCAGCGTGTTAATTTATGAGCTTGTCGGGCCAAGTTTGACTCGTATAGCTTTGACTCGTGCAGGTGAGATCGGCGAGAAATTACCCGAACACGAAAATAGAGAACGTTTCAGAAAATAA
- a CDS encoding GGDEF domain-containing protein: MNRIKIYTRSKNLSDLLNSFEDWEKEDCEIFSLTDNPEIDDQDSEIINVFILTARPAKILMNARYILCSSTPQKLSESDLAILYDLWPMPLTAHLVRFYFRALRERLKTELEDTSNQAKILEMARQDYLTGLATRWYLNEYAEQNAGEENITCIYLDLDHFKEVNDQYGHGAGDRALAATAEMIQNEFTANKNALAARMGGDEFMILLLGKQENITEKVNAFMKKLLDYYATQDTMHDLTVSAGIAQKLPGENKPIEQLIHESDKALYQAKKNGRNQSQIYTSDLE, translated from the coding sequence ATGAACAGAATAAAAATTTATACTCGAAGCAAAAATTTATCTGATTTATTAAATTCGTTCGAGGACTGGGAAAAGGAAGACTGCGAAATTTTTTCACTCACCGACAACCCCGAAATTGACGATCAAGACAGCGAAATTATAAATGTCTTCATCCTAACCGCAAGGCCCGCAAAAATTTTGATGAACGCACGTTATATTTTGTGTTCGTCAACGCCGCAAAAATTGTCAGAAAGCGATTTAGCCATTCTTTACGATTTATGGCCTATGCCTTTGACAGCTCATTTAGTGAGATTTTATTTCAGGGCATTACGTGAACGACTCAAGACCGAGCTTGAAGACACTTCCAATCAGGCGAAAATTTTAGAGATGGCCAGACAGGATTATTTAACGGGACTCGCGACTCGATGGTACCTCAACGAATACGCCGAACAAAACGCGGGCGAAGAAAATATTACCTGCATTTATCTCGATCTCGACCACTTCAAAGAAGTAAACGATCAATACGGACACGGAGCAGGAGACCGGGCACTTGCTGCAACGGCTGAAATGATTCAAAACGAGTTTACAGCAAATAAAAACGCTTTAGCTGCTAGAATGGGCGGTGATGAGTTCATGATTTTACTGCTTGGCAAACAAGAAAATATCACCGAAAAAGTTAATGCCTTCATGAAAAAATTGCTTGACTATTACGCAACACAGGACACAATGCATGATTTAACAGTCAGTGCAGGAATCGCGCAGAAATTACCCGGTGAAAATAAGCCGATTGAGCAGTTAATTCATGAGTCAGACAAAGCACTCTATCAAGCCAAGAAAAACGGCCGTAATCAATCGCAAATTTATACAAGTGATTTGGAGTGA
- the dut gene encoding dUTP diphosphatase, with amino-acid sequence MQNEITVKILRSANTIKIPEYATPGSAGVDLCSVRYCIIKPGEMALIPTGIKLAIPEGYEAQIRPRSGLALNHRIIIPNSPGTIDSDYRGEIKVLLLNMGEEPFTLSFGDRIAQMVFAPVAHAKFEDVKKLDETSRGSGGFGSTGIN; translated from the coding sequence ATGCAGAATGAGATAACAGTAAAAATTTTACGCAGTGCCAATACAATAAAGATTCCGGAATATGCGACTCCGGGGTCGGCAGGCGTTGATTTATGTTCGGTTCGTTATTGCATTATTAAACCGGGCGAAATGGCTTTAATTCCGACTGGGATAAAATTAGCGATTCCAGAAGGCTACGAGGCTCAAATCAGACCACGAAGCGGGCTCGCACTCAATCACAGAATAATTATCCCTAACAGCCCAGGAACAATTGACTCAGATTATCGCGGCGAAATAAAAGTTTTATTGCTGAATATGGGTGAAGAGCCTTTTACGCTGTCATTCGGTGATAGGATTGCTCAAATGGTATTTGCTCCTGTAGCACACGCAAAATTTGAAGATGTCAAGAAACTTGATGAGACTTCCAGAGGCTCCGGAGGTTTCGGCAGTACAGGAATAAATTAA
- a CDS encoding polyribonucleotide nucleotidyltransferase: MVGEEPLVFKTGKIAKQANGAVIASQGDTVLLCTACMNDTVRTGIDFFPLIVDYEERYYAAGKIPGGFLKREGKPSDSGILGSRVIDRSIRSVFDDNMRNEVQIVTTVLAMDQDFPANVLGINGASAALAISGIPWNGPVAAVRIGLVGGNLIVNPTERQMNNSLLNLIVAGHDDGITMVESGSYEVSEELLVDALELAHSEIKKIIAVLRQMKEEIGKPLIEIPAPEKFPDIENWICENLDSQVDKAVRIHEKKPREKAITEIKAQAAEHFAEIINEHPEREEYINAFIDERVKNIMRGIIINERVRVDGRKMDQIRPITCEIDLLPKVHGTALFTRGETQSLATTTLGMIGEDDQILDGIKLDEPAKRFMLHYNFPPYSVGEVRPLRGPGRREIGHGALAERALLPVIPTEEEFPYVIRVVSDIMESNGSSSQASICGGSLSMMHAGVPIRCHVAGIAMGLIKEGDKVQILTDIQGLEDHYGDMDFKVAGTRAGVTALQMDNKAGGITREILENALAQARKARFEILEKMEAVIPVPNRISPNAPRIISFEIDPEKIREVIGTGGKVVRSITQRTGVKINIEDDGIITISGPTQAQVEDARTIVLSLTRDLAPGEVYYGTITRLLSFGAFVECLPGKEGLLHVSEISTSRVSRVEDVFKPGDRVLVMVKDIDDQGRANLTRRRVLASEDKVRAAGLAHVLPDERERDNLIASLASRERGYSNFQMRDRISYMDRGYSSNRASRNDFEFGRGNYDRSNRRNDRSRRGY; this comes from the coding sequence ATGGTCGGAGAAGAACCGCTTGTATTCAAAACAGGAAAAATAGCAAAGCAGGCAAACGGCGCAGTTATTGCCTCGCAGGGAGATACGGTTTTATTATGTACCGCTTGTATGAATGACACTGTACGCACTGGAATTGATTTTTTCCCGTTAATTGTTGATTATGAAGAGAGATATTACGCAGCAGGAAAAATTCCCGGAGGTTTCTTAAAGCGCGAGGGCAAGCCGTCAGATTCAGGCATTCTAGGATCAAGAGTTATAGACAGGTCGATTCGTTCAGTTTTTGATGACAATATGCGCAATGAAGTGCAAATAGTTACGACAGTTTTAGCTATGGATCAGGATTTTCCCGCAAACGTTCTCGGCATCAACGGAGCAAGCGCAGCACTTGCAATTTCTGGAATCCCATGGAACGGCCCCGTAGCTGCTGTCAGAATCGGACTCGTAGGCGGAAATTTAATCGTCAATCCAACAGAACGGCAAATGAACAACTCTTTATTAAATCTCATTGTAGCGGGACACGATGACGGGATAACAATGGTCGAGTCAGGTTCTTATGAAGTCTCGGAAGAATTATTAGTTGACGCTCTCGAACTTGCACATTCTGAAATCAAGAAAATTATCGCAGTACTTAGACAAATGAAGGAAGAAATCGGAAAGCCATTAATCGAGATACCAGCTCCCGAAAAATTCCCCGATATTGAAAATTGGATCTGTGAAAATCTTGACTCACAAGTCGATAAAGCAGTAAGAATCCACGAGAAGAAACCCAGAGAGAAAGCAATAACCGAAATAAAAGCTCAGGCAGCCGAACACTTTGCAGAAATTATTAATGAGCACCCGGAACGTGAAGAATATATTAATGCATTCATCGACGAACGCGTGAAAAATATTATGCGAGGAATTATTATTAATGAACGAGTCAGAGTCGACGGCCGTAAAATGGATCAAATAAGGCCAATCACTTGCGAAATTGACCTCCTGCCCAAAGTTCACGGCACAGCATTATTTACACGGGGCGAGACTCAATCACTAGCAACTACTACATTAGGAATGATCGGTGAAGATGATCAGATTTTAGACGGAATTAAACTCGATGAACCAGCAAAAAGATTCATGCTTCATTATAATTTCCCGCCATATTCAGTAGGCGAAGTAAGACCCCTAAGAGGCCCCGGAAGACGCGAAATCGGACATGGTGCTTTGGCCGAACGCGCATTACTTCCAGTTATCCCGACAGAAGAAGAATTCCCGTATGTTATTCGCGTTGTATCTGACATAATGGAGTCAAACGGTTCAAGCTCGCAGGCAAGTATTTGCGGAGGGAGTCTCTCAATGATGCACGCAGGAGTCCCGATTAGATGCCACGTCGCAGGGATTGCAATGGGATTAATCAAAGAGGGCGACAAAGTTCAAATTTTGACAGACATTCAAGGACTCGAAGATCATTACGGCGATATGGATTTCAAGGTCGCAGGAACGCGCGCAGGAGTTACAGCCCTTCAGATGGACAATAAAGCAGGAGGCATTACACGCGAGATTCTGGAAAATGCATTAGCTCAGGCACGCAAAGCAAGATTTGAGATTCTCGAAAAAATGGAAGCAGTTATCCCCGTCCCGAACAGAATCTCACCGAATGCACCGCGCATTATTTCATTCGAGATTGACCCCGAAAAAATTCGTGAAGTCATCGGCACAGGCGGGAAAGTCGTACGCAGCATAACTCAGCGCACAGGCGTTAAAATAAATATCGAGGACGACGGAATAATCACTATTTCAGGGCCAACTCAAGCACAAGTCGAGGACGCAAGAACAATAGTTTTATCACTCACAAGAGATCTTGCACCCGGTGAAGTCTATTACGGCACTATCACGAGATTATTAAGTTTCGGCGCGTTCGTTGAGTGTTTACCCGGCAAAGAAGGCTTATTACACGTCAGCGAAATCAGCACAAGCAGAGTCTCAAGAGTTGAAGACGTTTTCAAGCCCGGTGATAGAGTTCTCGTAATGGTCAAAGATATTGACGATCAGGGACGCGCTAATTTAACACGACGCAGAGTCTTAGCAAGTGAAGACAAAGTAAGGGCTGCCGGACTCGCTCATGTTTTGCCGGATGAACGTGAACGCGATAATTTAATTGCAAGCCTTGCATCACGTGAAAGAGGTTACAGCAATTTCCAAATGAGAGACAGAATAAGCTACATGGACAGGGGTTATTCTTCAAATCGTGCTAGCAGAAATGATTTCGAGTTCGGACGCGGAAACTATGACCGCAGCAACAGACGCAATGACCGCAGCAGAAGAGGCTACTAA
- a CDS encoding precorrin-2 C(20)-methyltransferase, which produces MKLFIAGVGPGKAGLITIEALTAAKNSDLIITPRSHANKIGMAENVISQLLPERKFINILFPMIKDSHERDNIIFSQVQSLNLDISQKIFFPVIGDSVLYSTGAYFIDAIKKLFPDCEINFIPGISAHSLASATAKKFLAMDEQIFTIIPGTADTEKIINVLEHCDSCAIYKPSALTQEIKLSLADSRKWNILRVDFAGIPEREKIFTGSDALNDLNNYMSIILLSRR; this is translated from the coding sequence ATGAAATTATTTATCGCTGGAGTCGGTCCCGGCAAAGCTGGCTTAATCACTATTGAAGCTCTTACGGCCGCAAAAAATTCTGACTTAATAATTACTCCGCGCTCACATGCAAATAAAATCGGTATGGCTGAAAATGTCATCTCGCAATTATTACCCGAACGCAAATTTATAAATATACTTTTTCCCATGATAAAAGACTCTCACGAACGAGACAACATAATTTTTTCACAGGTTCAAAGCCTAAATCTTGATATTTCGCAAAAAATTTTTTTCCCGGTAATAGGCGACTCTGTGCTTTACTCGACTGGAGCTTATTTTATTGACGCGATAAAAAAATTATTCCCTGACTGCGAGATAAATTTTATTCCTGGAATTTCGGCGCATTCTCTAGCAAGTGCAACCGCTAAAAAATTTCTGGCAATGGACGAACAAATTTTTACGATTATTCCCGGCACTGCTGACACAGAAAAAATTATTAACGTCCTCGAACACTGCGACTCATGTGCGATTTACAAGCCAAGTGCTTTGACTCAGGAAATTAAATTATCGCTCGCAGACTCTCGAAAATGGAATATATTAAGAGTCGATTTTGCCGGGATTCCTGAACGCGAGAAAATTTTTACAGGGTCAGACGCACTAAATGACTTGAATAATTATATGTCGATTATATTATTATCGCGCAGGTAG